ATTTTATGGCCGCTCCATGGATCCGTCGCCTTGTCGATCACTTCAGTCCTTCAATCATTTTTGCATGCATTGTCGGATTGAGCATCCTTGGATTTGCAGGAGCATCGTTCGCAATCCCCTGGCTGGGTTTGGGCTTTGCCATCATCCTGTTCCTCTGCTTCTCCCTCGTCAGTTTTTCGATTTCCTTCTATCTCAACCAAGTTTCAAACCGCAAAATTCGCGCCACAGTTCTCAGTTTCAAGGGCATGGCGCTCAACCTCGCGTATGGTTGCATTGGTCTCGCCTATGCTCAATTGACCCGACACCTGAATGAAATGAACTCAGCCACACCTGACAGCCCTGACGTCTTTCAACAGGGCTTGGCCTATTTCACTCCCTATGTTCTCGTGGGCAGTCTCGTGGTCGCTGCGATTACTTGGCTGCATTGCCGGGATGTCAACTCCATCGCCCTGGGTCTAAAACAACAGTCCAAAGGGCAGAAGTCCGAATCCAAAGCTGAATCCTGATCCACCCGATCCTCAGTTGCACAACTCGCGCGGTGCTATCGATTCACCCAGTGTTTGAGAAACGTTGGGCGAGGACAAAATCAATACTTCCAAATCTCACGTTCCTGTGACCACCTCAATCGCAACTTCTGCCAACCCCGATTCCACCATGCCCAGCTTTGCTGCAGCAGCCCATGAGAGATCCAAAATCCGTCCCTCCACAAACGGACCACGATCATTGATCCTCACCACAACGGAACGACCGTTCCCGAGATGGGTAATGCGCGCATAGCACGGGATCGGCAGGGTTCGGTGGGCAGCGGTCATCTGAAAGACATCAAAAACCTCACCGTTCGAGGTGGGACGACCGTGAAATTTCATGCCATACCAGGACGCAATGCCCGTCGCACAATACCCCTCGGCACATTCGAGCACTTCGTAGCGCTGACCATTAACCTCATACGGACTCTGATTTCCCCATCGACTCGCTACTGTGGGAAGAGGAATCGGTTCTCGGATTTGTGACAGATCCACCTCGCACTCGGGCGCATGATCTCGCACGTCTTCGTTCGAAGAGAGCAGTCCCCATGCTGCGATGAGCATAAGCGCACAACTACCCCTCACTACCGCTGCCCCAGTTGCAACCTTCGACCACACCGTCCGCATTTTCAAAATCCAGATGGGTTCAGCTCAACACCGAGCGGTAGACCTGCGCATTTCCAGCCGCCATCGGCTCGACGGCAAATTCACGTAGCGCCAGCATCCGCCCACCTTCGCCAAGGGTTTTTCTCAGATCCGGCTGAGCCAGTAACTCCAGCATCGCA
This genomic stretch from Puniceicoccaceae bacterium harbors:
- a CDS encoding septal ring lytic transglycosylase RlpA family protein, producing MLIAAWGLLSSNEDVRDHAPECEVDLSQIREPIPLPTVASRWGNQSPYEVNGQRYEVLECAEGYCATGIASWYGMKFHGRPTSNGEVFDVFQMTAAHRTLPIPCYARITHLGNGRSVVVRINDRGPFVEGRILDLSWAAAAKLGMVESGLAEVAIEVVTGT